The Haladaptatus cibarius D43 genome window below encodes:
- a CDS encoding CPBP family glutamic-type intramembrane protease produces MSIVRSAEERTLGLTWVQLSLLVGALLTLAWSWWEVPSDSLNARLVRDVTLFIAIPGVLAVTHGRHLGYRIDRRAIRNSLLLAAFVIPFYVVGSSLPSIRTYYPMWEATPAFGIFVPHAIKQFIVVLAAETYYRGLLCVGVRKIGFKSVFISPVVYAFHHLGKPPIELILSGPTDVLFGAADYDCNSLLPSVVAHGLGLVLLDWLVLHDPLIRPETVVNWLSWLPIPL; encoded by the coding sequence GTGAGCATCGTTCGGTCGGCAGAAGAGCGAACGCTCGGGCTGACGTGGGTGCAGCTATCGCTCCTCGTCGGCGCACTGCTCACCCTCGCGTGGTCGTGGTGGGAAGTTCCGAGCGATAGCTTAAACGCCCGACTCGTCCGCGATGTGACGCTGTTCATCGCCATTCCCGGCGTCCTCGCGGTGACGCACGGGCGACATCTCGGCTATCGAATCGACCGTAGAGCGATTCGCAACAGCCTTCTGCTGGCCGCATTCGTGATTCCGTTTTACGTCGTCGGGTCGTCGCTTCCGTCGATTCGAACCTACTACCCGATGTGGGAGGCGACGCCCGCGTTCGGGATCTTCGTCCCGCACGCAATCAAGCAGTTCATCGTCGTTCTGGCCGCTGAAACGTACTACCGTGGCCTGCTCTGTGTCGGCGTCAGAAAAATCGGCTTCAAGAGCGTGTTCATCAGTCCGGTCGTCTACGCATTCCACCACCTCGGCAAGCCACCGATAGAACTCATCCTTTCCGGGCCGACCGACGTGCTGTTCGGCGCGGCAGATTACGACTGTAATTCGCTCCTTCCCTCGGTCGTGGCGCACGGACTCGGACTCGTTCTGCTCGACTGGTTGGTACTCCACGACCCGCTGATTCGACCGGAGACGGTGGTCAACTGGCTGTCGTGGCTTCCGATTCCCCTGTGA
- a CDS encoding DUF5789 family protein: protein MADDNEDESPAVELGERDPVEGIPVARISSRLHWPVKKSEVVRKEGDETIRTPDGPRTLTDVLEDVDETYFQTEHEFTANIRDTIGTGPIPTADDS from the coding sequence ATGGCTGACGACAACGAGGACGAGAGTCCCGCCGTCGAACTCGGAGAGCGCGACCCCGTCGAGGGTATTCCGGTCGCACGGATCTCCTCCCGATTGCACTGGCCCGTTAAAAAAAGCGAAGTCGTCCGAAAGGAAGGCGACGAGACGATTCGAACGCCCGACGGCCCGCGGACGCTCACCGATGTGCTGGAGGACGTTGACGAGACGTACTTCCAGACCGAACACGAGTTCACGGCGAACATTCGAGACACTATCGGCACCGGCCCGATTCCGACTGCGGACGATTCGTGA